In Parus major isolate Abel chromosome 1, Parus_major1.1, whole genome shotgun sequence, the following proteins share a genomic window:
- the DONSON gene encoding protein downstream neighbor of Son, translating into MSAPAEPGHSPGFKKPPALLRLKRKRPGRRVDSAAAEAAAAPAPRGPCGAARRRNPFSSLDNAPQRAAAPQPPAAAPAGGDPSAAPFWQFLEPTCEEKPPRRVEPAESSDILTLSQDLHSPLAVPKAASSPRQEFPADWSIKTRVLFVSSQPFTWAEHLKAQEEAQGFAQHCRATETTLPQSVQEPRLCSELRCAFQQSLVYWLHPSLPWLPLFPRLGADRRMAGKACPWAQDEALQQVLMSDWSVSFTSLYNLLRARLCPYFYVCAAQFSVLFRAAGLAGSAVPTAAIAPTTRGLREAMRSEGIEFSLPLLEESRTRKQKNPESLATEAASGLGEGSAVEDAGEPAPSDDDDDGSFSWLEEMGVQDKVKKPDTISIQLRKEKHEVQVDHRAESLVLVRGSNTFRLLNFLISCRSLVAVAGPQAGLPPTLLAPVAFRGGTLQTLKARTVSGRARVQGGFEDVFSLELLGPVLPHTLHALTLLLGPAQRGSFRALLSPHEPSAAFNTCPAPPQEGVPQDLPACGLHPKTLEQLSQCPTLGKSSLRLLEMKDYCYTWKA; encoded by the exons ATGTCCGCCCCCGCCGAGCCCGGACACTCGCCCGGCTTCAAGAAGCCACCGGCGCTGCTGCGGCTGAAGCGCAAACGCCCTGGGCGGAGGGTCGATTCCGCCGCCGCGGAAGCCGCCGCTGCTCCGGCCCCGCGGGGCCCCTGTGGAGCCGCCCGCCGCCGCAaccccttctccagcctggacAACGCTCCGCAGCGGGCGGCCGCCCCTCAGCCCCCGGCAGCGGCCCCGGCGGGCGGGGATCCATCGGCAGCGCCCTTCTGGCAG TTTTTAGAGCCGACCTGTGAAGAGAAGCCCCCCAGGAGAGTGGAGCCTGCTGAAAGTTCTGACATCCTCACCCTAAGCCAG GACCTCCATTCACCTCTTGCTGTACCCAAAGCTGCCTCCTCGCCAAGACAGGAATTCCCTGCAGACTGGAGTATTAAAACACGGGTTCTCTTCGTGTCCTCCCAACCCTTCACCTGGGCAGAACACCTGAAAGCACAGGAGGAAGCGCAGGGGTttgctcagcactgcagagctaCAGAAACCACCTTGCCCCAGAGCGTGCAG GAGCCGCGGCTGTGCTCGGAGCTGCGCTGTGCCTTCCAGCAGAGCCTCGTGTACTGGCTGCACCcgtccctgccctggctgccgCTGTTCCCCCGCCTCGGGGCAGACAGGAGGATGGCTGGGAAGGCCTGTCCTTGGGCACAGGACGAGGCCTTGCAGCAAGTGCTCATGAGTGACTG GTCCGTGAGCTTCACCTCTCTGTACAACCTGCTGCGGGCCCGGCTCTGTCCCTATTTCTACGTGTGTGCAGCGCAGTTCTCGGTGCTGTTCCGCGCCGCGGGGCTGGCGGGCAGCGCCGTCCCCACCGCCGCCATCGCCCCCACCACGCGCGGCCTCCGCGAGGCCATGAGGAGCGAGG GCATAGAGTTCTCCTTACCTTTGCTTGAGGAAAGTAGAaccaggaaacagaaaaacccGGAGAGTTTGGCAACAGAAGCAGCCTCGGGCCTCGGCGAGGGCAGCGCTGTGGAGGATGCGGG GGAACCTGCTCCCAgcgatgatgatgatgatggaagTTTCTCTTGGCTTGAGGAGATGGGAGTCCAAGACAAGGTGAAGAAACCAGATACTATTTCTATCCAACT TCGCAAGGAGAAGCACGAGGTGCAGGTGGATCACAGAGCCGAGTCGCTGGTGCTGGTGAGAGGCAGCAACACCTTCAGGCTGCTGAACTTCCTGATCAGCTGCCGCAGCCTGGTGGCCGTGGCGGGGCCGCAGGCGGGGCTGCCCCCGACGCTGCTGGCCCCGGTGGCTTTCCGGGGCGGGACCCTGCAGACGCTCAAG GCTCGGACTGTCAGCGGCCGTGCCCGGGTGCAGGGGGGCTTTGAGGACGTGTTCAGCCTGGAGCTTCTGGGGCCCGTCCTGCCTCACACCCTGCACGCCCTGACGCTGCTGCTGGGCCCGGCACAGCGCGGCTCCTTCCgtgccctgctcagcccccaCGAGCCCAGCGCCGCCTTCAACAcctgcccggccccgccccAG GAAGGTGTGCCCCAGGACCTCCCTGCCTGCGGGCTGCATCCCAAGACTTTGGAGCAGCTGAGTCAGTGTCCAACCCTGGGAAAATCGTCCCTCCGCTTGCTGGAAATGAAGGATTACTGCTACACCTGGAAGGCCTAA